From the Paraburkholderia sp. PREW-6R genome, one window contains:
- a CDS encoding DegQ family serine endoprotease — protein sequence MNAKTLSRSAVAVAVAVALSAGYVAGHRDVPAPQVISPAQAAMMPAEAAAKTGIPDFSGLVETYGPAVVNISAKHVVKQTALRGNPGNGNSGGNQLPIDPSDPFYQFYKHFFGGMPGMQGGDGGEGGDAADQPSASLGSGFIVSADGYILTNAHVVDGANVVTVKLTDKREFKAKVVGADKQSDVAVLKIDASNLPTVKIGDPRQSKVGQWVVAIGSPYGFDNTVTSGIISAKSRSLPNENYTPFIQTDVPVNPGNSGGPLFNLQGEVIGINSMIYSQTGGFQGLSFAIPISEAIKVKDDIVKTGHVSRGRLGVAVQGMNQTLADSFGMQKPQGALVSSVDPGGPAAKAGLQPGDVILSVNGEPVTDSSDLPSQVASLTPGSSANVQVWRDKSTKDLKVTIGSLSDLKTASNDKADQPTQLQGRLGVAVRPLTPEEKSGASVSHGLLVQQSGGAAESAGIQPGDVILAVNGRPITSVDQLKQMIAGAGNSIALLIQRDNAQIFVPVDLG from the coding sequence ATGAACGCGAAAACCTTGTCTCGCAGTGCGGTTGCCGTAGCTGTAGCCGTGGCGCTGTCCGCCGGCTACGTGGCGGGGCATCGCGACGTGCCCGCGCCGCAGGTCATCTCGCCGGCGCAGGCCGCGATGATGCCCGCTGAAGCTGCCGCGAAAACCGGCATTCCCGATTTTTCGGGCCTCGTCGAAACCTACGGCCCGGCGGTCGTCAACATCAGCGCGAAGCACGTAGTCAAGCAGACCGCATTGCGCGGCAATCCGGGTAACGGCAATAGTGGCGGCAATCAGTTGCCGATCGACCCGAGCGATCCCTTCTATCAGTTCTACAAACACTTCTTCGGCGGTATGCCCGGGATGCAAGGCGGCGACGGCGGCGAGGGCGGTGACGCGGCCGACCAGCCGAGCGCGAGCCTCGGTTCAGGCTTTATCGTCAGCGCGGACGGCTATATCCTGACCAACGCGCACGTGGTGGACGGCGCCAATGTCGTGACCGTCAAGCTCACCGACAAACGCGAGTTCAAGGCCAAGGTGGTGGGCGCCGACAAGCAGTCCGACGTCGCCGTGCTGAAGATCGACGCCAGCAATCTGCCGACCGTGAAGATCGGCGATCCGCGCCAGAGCAAAGTGGGGCAGTGGGTCGTCGCGATCGGCTCGCCTTACGGTTTCGACAATACGGTGACCTCCGGCATCATCAGCGCGAAGTCGCGTTCGTTGCCCAACGAGAACTACACGCCGTTCATTCAGACCGACGTGCCGGTCAATCCGGGCAATTCAGGTGGTCCGCTCTTTAACCTGCAAGGCGAAGTGATCGGCATCAATTCGATGATCTACTCGCAGACGGGCGGCTTCCAGGGCCTGTCGTTCGCGATCCCGATCAGTGAAGCGATCAAGGTCAAGGACGATATCGTCAAGACGGGCCACGTGAGCCGCGGGCGCCTGGGTGTGGCCGTGCAGGGCATGAACCAGACGCTCGCCGATTCGTTCGGCATGCAAAAGCCGCAGGGCGCGCTCGTCAGTTCGGTCGACCCGGGCGGTCCCGCCGCGAAGGCCGGGCTGCAGCCTGGCGACGTGATCCTGTCGGTGAATGGCGAGCCGGTCACTGACTCGTCGGATCTGCCGTCGCAGGTCGCGAGCCTCACGCCGGGCAGCTCGGCTAACGTGCAGGTGTGGCGCGACAAGTCCACCAAGGACCTGAAGGTGACGATCGGCTCGCTGTCGGATTTGAAGACAGCGTCGAACGACAAAGCCGATCAGCCGACGCAGCTGCAAGGGCGGCTCGGCGTGGCGGTGCGTCCGTTGACGCCGGAAGAAAAGAGCGGCGCATCGGTGTCGCACGGGCTACTCGTGCAGCAGTCGGGCGGCGCGGCGGAAAGCGCGGGTATCCAGCCAGGCGATGTGATTCTGGCTGTCAACGGCCGGCCGATCACGAGCGTCGATCAGTTAAAGCAGATGATCGCCGGTGCGGGCAACAGCATCGCGCTGCTGATCCAGCGCGACAACGCGCAGATTTTCGTGCCGGTCGACCTCGGCTGA
- a CDS encoding ATP-binding protein: protein MRSIRRQLLFWLLALVLLGVGIAGWLIYRQALAEANELFDYQLEQIAAALPSEPFSQVLGSRDTGDEGIVLQIWNRNGVLMYYSRPRAPLAPRAELGFSTEHTDRGEWRVYGAIVGDNVVQLAQPVSVRNRLAANVALRTLWPLIVLLPLLGLAVWVIVGRGLRPLRRVTTALDARHPEALDPLPDQRLPLEVQPLVRALNGLLERLATALDIQKAFVADAAHELRTPLAAVQIQSQLVARAKDDAARSEALADLQAGVTRATRLAEQLLALARSEPDGLAATDAIDLRALLQDCVIAYSPLAQNRGVDLGIDANESATVIGDPEALRVMFNNLVDNATKYTPRGGRVDVGLRVEEGHPVVRIADSGPGIAPAERDRVFDRFYRAGAGENRVRTDVAGSGLGLAIVRRIATQHHAAISLDESPAGGLQVTVRF, encoded by the coding sequence ATGCGTTCGATTCGTCGTCAGTTGCTGTTCTGGCTGCTTGCGCTGGTGTTGCTCGGCGTGGGTATCGCAGGCTGGCTGATTTACCGGCAGGCGCTCGCCGAAGCCAATGAACTGTTTGATTATCAGCTGGAGCAGATTGCGGCGGCGTTGCCGTCGGAACCGTTCTCACAGGTGCTGGGTTCGCGCGATACCGGCGACGAAGGCATCGTACTGCAGATCTGGAATCGCAACGGCGTGCTGATGTACTACTCGCGTCCGCGCGCGCCGCTCGCGCCGCGCGCCGAACTCGGCTTTTCCACCGAGCACACGGACCGCGGCGAATGGCGCGTCTATGGTGCGATCGTCGGCGATAACGTCGTGCAGCTCGCGCAGCCGGTGTCGGTGCGCAACCGGCTTGCGGCCAACGTCGCGCTGCGCACGCTGTGGCCGCTGATCGTGCTGTTGCCGCTGCTGGGGCTTGCCGTGTGGGTGATCGTCGGGCGCGGGCTGCGGCCTCTGCGACGTGTCACGACCGCGCTCGACGCGCGGCATCCCGAGGCGCTCGATCCGCTGCCCGATCAGCGTCTGCCGCTCGAGGTGCAGCCGCTCGTGCGCGCACTGAACGGACTGCTGGAGCGGCTGGCCACCGCGCTGGATATCCAGAAAGCGTTTGTCGCCGATGCCGCGCACGAACTGCGCACGCCGCTTGCCGCCGTGCAGATCCAGTCGCAACTCGTGGCACGCGCCAAGGACGACGCCGCCCGCAGCGAGGCGCTCGCCGATCTGCAGGCGGGCGTGACGCGCGCCACGCGTCTGGCCGAGCAACTGCTCGCGCTGGCGCGTTCCGAGCCGGACGGGCTTGCCGCAACCGACGCGATCGATCTGCGCGCGTTGCTGCAGGACTGCGTGATCGCTTATTCGCCGCTCGCGCAGAATCGCGGCGTGGACCTCGGCATCGACGCAAACGAATCCGCCACCGTGATCGGCGACCCGGAAGCGCTGCGGGTAATGTTCAACAATCTCGTCGACAACGCGACCAAGTACACGCCGCGCGGCGGCCGTGTCGATGTCGGCCTGCGTGTCGAGGAAGGGCACCCCGTGGTGCGTATCGCGGACAGCGGGCCGGGCATTGCGCCAGCCGAGCGCGATCGCGTGTTCGATCGGTTCTACCGCGCCGGCGCGGGCGAGAATCGCGTGCGCACGGACGTGGCGGGCTCCGGCCTTGGCCTCGCGATCGTGCGCCGCATCGCGACGCAGCATCACGCGGCCATCTCGCTCGACGAATCGCCAGCGGGCGGCTTGCAGGTCACCGTGCGCTTCTGA
- a CDS encoding response regulator has protein sequence MRILLVEDDRMIAEGVRKALRGEGFAVDWVEDGEAALSAAGSQPYDLVLLDLGLPKRDGLDVLRTLRARGHALPVLIVTARDAVADRVKGLDAGADDYLVKPFDLDELGARMRALIRRQSGRSDSTIRHGNLTLDPASHQVTLDGAPVALSAREFALLEALLARPGAVLSKSQLEEKMYGWGEEIGSNTVEVYIHALRKKLGAELIRNVRGLGYMIAKDG, from the coding sequence ATGCGCATATTGCTTGTCGAAGACGACCGGATGATCGCCGAAGGCGTGCGTAAGGCACTGCGCGGCGAGGGCTTCGCGGTCGACTGGGTCGAAGACGGCGAAGCGGCGCTCAGCGCGGCAGGCAGTCAGCCTTACGATCTCGTGCTGCTCGACCTCGGTCTGCCCAAACGCGACGGGCTCGACGTGCTGCGCACGCTGCGTGCGCGCGGCCATGCGCTCCCCGTGCTGATCGTTACCGCGCGCGATGCCGTCGCCGATCGGGTGAAAGGCCTCGACGCGGGCGCCGACGATTACCTTGTCAAACCTTTCGATCTCGATGAACTCGGCGCCCGCATGCGCGCGCTGATCCGCCGTCAATCGGGGCGCAGCGACTCGACGATCCGCCACGGCAATCTCACGCTCGACCCCGCGTCTCATCAGGTGACGCTCGACGGCGCGCCGGTGGCGCTGTCAGCGCGTGAATTCGCGCTGCTCGAGGCGTTGCTCGCACGGCCGGGCGCTGTACTCTCGAAGAGTCAACTCGAGGAAAAAATGTACGGATGGGGCGAGGAAATCGGCAGCAATACGGTCGAGGTCTACATTCATGCGCTACGCAAGAAGCTCGGGGCCGAGCTGATCCGCAACGTCCGCGGGCTGGGCTACATGATCGCGAAGGACGGCTGA
- the dacB gene encoding D-alanyl-D-alanine carboxypeptidase/D-alanyl-D-alanine-endopeptidase, with protein MRAAVLTAGRSERGVHRFALRTGAWLLACAALGGYGTSLPLAAQARVKAEHPSINVTTVLPRPVMAGLQRAHVPLSSISVVVEKVGDRTPIVALNAGKPMMPASTMKLVTTYSGLSILGPDYRWRTSAYADGTVDENGVLHGNLYIQGTGDPKLVPEELIDLVQKIHKAGINGIDGALVLDKRYFDPSTRDLPPFDDDATAPYNVGPDPLLYAFKSLSFTLTPSPDGSVAIDVLPALAQLQIDNQMRAVNGPCRGDAASVSPAVTPQPNGTLVASFAGDYPVRCGPRTINVAVLDHSAFFAGGFLALWKQTGGTFNGTTREGAVPVGAKLVATHQGPMLSDIVRDINKFSNNTMARNLFLTIGAAEEKGPATPAKAARAIQAFLHRDALDMEYLTLDNGSGLSREEHVTALSLADLLQRANASPVAQVFVESLPIAGVDGTMRNRLTNAGAGGNAHIKTGTLRDVRAIAGYVASADGNSYVVVSIINDPHSEAAGAAHDALLEWVYQGPSQGLTKVSAPIMEAPVGKPRKNPHKRGAH; from the coding sequence ATGCGCGCCGCGGTTTTGACCGCGGGCCGCAGCGAGCGCGGCGTTCACCGCTTCGCATTGCGCACCGGCGCATGGCTGCTCGCGTGCGCCGCGCTCGGCGGCTACGGCACGTCGCTGCCGCTTGCAGCGCAGGCGCGGGTCAAAGCCGAGCACCCGAGCATCAACGTCACCACCGTGTTGCCGCGGCCCGTCATGGCCGGACTGCAACGGGCGCACGTGCCGTTGTCGTCGATCAGCGTGGTGGTGGAGAAAGTGGGCGACCGCACGCCGATCGTCGCGCTAAATGCCGGCAAGCCGATGATGCCCGCGTCGACGATGAAACTCGTCACCACCTACTCCGGCCTGTCGATTCTCGGCCCCGACTACCGCTGGCGCACGAGCGCTTACGCGGATGGCACGGTCGACGAGAACGGCGTGCTGCACGGCAATCTGTACATTCAGGGCACCGGCGATCCGAAGCTCGTGCCGGAAGAACTGATCGATCTCGTGCAGAAGATCCACAAGGCGGGCATCAATGGTATCGACGGCGCGCTCGTGCTCGACAAGCGCTACTTCGATCCGTCCACGCGCGACCTGCCGCCATTCGACGACGACGCCACCGCGCCTTACAACGTCGGCCCCGATCCGCTGCTGTACGCGTTCAAGTCGCTGTCGTTCACGCTCACGCCCTCGCCCGACGGCAGTGTCGCGATCGACGTGCTGCCCGCGCTCGCGCAACTGCAGATCGACAATCAGATGCGCGCGGTGAACGGACCATGCCGTGGCGACGCGGCTTCGGTTTCGCCTGCGGTCACGCCGCAGCCGAACGGCACGCTGGTCGCCTCGTTTGCCGGCGACTACCCGGTGCGCTGCGGCCCGCGCACGATCAACGTCGCGGTGCTCGATCACTCGGCGTTCTTTGCCGGCGGTTTTCTCGCGTTGTGGAAGCAGACGGGCGGCACGTTCAACGGAACGACGCGCGAAGGCGCCGTACCTGTTGGCGCAAAACTGGTCGCCACGCATCAGGGGCCGATGCTGTCCGACATCGTTCGCGACATCAACAAGTTCAGCAACAACACGATGGCGCGCAACCTGTTTCTGACCATCGGCGCCGCTGAAGAAAAAGGTCCCGCCACGCCCGCGAAAGCGGCGCGCGCGATTCAGGCGTTCCTGCACCGCGACGCGCTCGACATGGAATATCTGACGCTCGACAACGGCTCGGGGCTCTCACGCGAGGAACACGTGACCGCGCTCTCGCTTGCCGATCTGCTGCAGCGCGCCAATGCAAGCCCGGTTGCGCAGGTGTTCGTCGAGTCGCTGCCTATTGCGGGCGTCGACGGCACGATGCGCAACCGCCTCACCAACGCGGGCGCGGGTGGCAACGCGCACATCAAGACCGGCACCTTGCGCGACGTGCGCGCGATTGCCGGTTATGTCGCTTCCGCCGACGGCAACAGCTACGTCGTGGTGAGCATCATCAACGATCCGCATTCCGAGGCGGCCGGCGCCGCGCATGACGCGTTGCTCGAATGGGTTTATCAGGGACCGTCGCAGGGCTTGACGAAAGTGTCGGCGCCCATCATGGAAGCGCCTGTCGGCAAGCCCAGGAAAAACCCGCACAAGCGCGGCGCTCACTGA
- a CDS encoding sterol desaturase family protein has product MQFDAELLLLAMAPVFLACIGWEAWHLRRTRPDAQLYSWRDTLCNAALALMQQAADKLAWLVVIPVYAFVYDHYRVYTWPAGWVSFIVLFVAQDLLYYVFHRCSHRVRWLWAAHVVHHSSERMNFSTAFRQSLMYPVAGMWLFWIPLAVLGFAPKQIVAIVLINLGFQFFVHTQAIGKLGWLEYVFNTPSIHRVHHARNDRYIDRNYAGVLVIWDRLFGSYVDEDPHDAPVYGIVEPLHTYNPLRATFHEWASMARDVASVRGWRNKCRALFAPPAWAADYHARFGERPSLPRGDTNPRQNPTGAFQTSRRR; this is encoded by the coding sequence ATGCAATTCGACGCCGAATTGCTGCTGCTCGCCATGGCGCCGGTCTTTCTCGCATGCATTGGCTGGGAGGCGTGGCACCTGCGGCGCACGCGCCCGGACGCGCAGCTCTATAGCTGGCGCGACACGCTCTGCAACGCCGCGCTCGCGCTCATGCAGCAAGCCGCCGACAAGCTCGCTTGGCTTGTCGTCATTCCCGTCTACGCATTTGTCTACGACCACTACCGCGTCTACACGTGGCCCGCTGGCTGGGTCTCGTTCATCGTGCTGTTCGTCGCGCAGGATCTGCTCTACTACGTCTTTCACCGTTGCAGCCACCGTGTGCGCTGGCTGTGGGCCGCGCACGTCGTGCATCACTCGTCGGAGCGGATGAATTTTTCGACCGCGTTCCGGCAGAGCCTGATGTATCCGGTTGCGGGCATGTGGCTGTTCTGGATTCCGCTCGCCGTGCTGGGATTCGCGCCGAAGCAGATTGTCGCCATCGTGCTGATCAATCTCGGCTTTCAATTTTTCGTGCACACGCAGGCAATCGGCAAACTCGGCTGGCTCGAATACGTGTTCAACACGCCGTCCATCCACCGCGTACATCACGCGCGCAATGATCGTTATATCGACCGCAACTATGCCGGCGTGCTGGTGATCTGGGATCGGCTGTTCGGCAGCTACGTCGACGAAGATCCGCACGACGCGCCCGTCTACGGCATTGTCGAGCCGCTGCACACCTATAACCCGCTGAGGGCGACGTTTCACGAATGGGCGTCGATGGCGCGCGATGTCGCGAGCGTGCGCGGCTGGCGCAACAAGTGTCGCGCGCTTTTCGCGCCGCCGGCGTGGGCCGCCGATTATCACGCCCGCTTCGGCGAGCGCCCGTCGTTGCCGCGCGGCGACACGAATCCGCGCCAAAACCCTACGGGCGCGTTTCAAACGTCACGCAGACGCTAG
- a CDS encoding SGNH/GDSL hydrolase family protein, with product MSQTASRKQPWLRATQIALASTAFALLAACGGGGDNNNSSSTPAGGVKLQVVSFGDSLSDVGTYAPVIQSSFGGGRFTTNPGEVWTQKVAEYYGGTLTAAYVGGFGQPLVATGGYGYAQGGSDVVNAQGQGWAPNNMAATTVPVVTQVANYLSAHASFNSNQLVLINGGANDIFQFAGTTANLTALGAALQTQYPLLVQAGKLPNSQAGQVAFIVGYLQQLSNPQIATAASQLAAQVQTIVNSGATHVVVATVPDIGNTPLGVQANASAPGSAALLTGITAAFNYLLVQNLTALGLVSSGKVIVADAFTWLDQQLPNYKALGFTVSNTDTACNLSLMVKNATAYATANPSATNGLTPAQYGAQFGSSLFCSPQTYTVAGADQTYMFADTVHPSTHTHALFAQYVQQQIAATGLGK from the coding sequence ATGAGTCAAACAGCATCGAGGAAACAACCGTGGCTGCGCGCCACGCAGATCGCGCTGGCGAGCACCGCATTTGCCCTGCTCGCAGCCTGCGGCGGTGGCGGCGACAATAACAATTCGAGCAGCACGCCGGCAGGCGGCGTCAAACTGCAGGTCGTGTCGTTCGGCGACAGCCTGTCCGACGTGGGCACCTATGCGCCGGTGATCCAGTCGAGTTTCGGCGGCGGCCGCTTCACGACCAATCCGGGCGAAGTGTGGACGCAGAAGGTCGCGGAATACTACGGCGGCACGCTGACAGCCGCCTACGTGGGCGGCTTCGGCCAGCCGCTCGTCGCGACAGGCGGCTATGGTTATGCACAAGGCGGATCGGACGTCGTCAACGCCCAAGGCCAAGGCTGGGCGCCGAACAACATGGCGGCCACGACGGTGCCGGTCGTCACTCAGGTGGCCAACTACCTGAGCGCGCATGCAAGCTTCAACTCGAACCAGCTCGTGCTCATCAACGGTGGTGCCAACGACATCTTCCAGTTCGCGGGGACAACCGCGAATCTGACTGCTCTTGGCGCTGCGCTTCAGACGCAATACCCGTTGCTCGTGCAGGCCGGCAAGCTGCCGAACTCGCAGGCGGGCCAGGTGGCGTTCATCGTCGGCTACCTGCAGCAGTTGTCGAACCCGCAGATCGCGACCGCCGCGAGCCAGCTCGCAGCGCAGGTTCAAACCATCGTCAATTCGGGTGCGACGCACGTGGTGGTGGCAACGGTGCCGGACATCGGCAACACGCCGCTCGGCGTCCAGGCCAACGCGAGCGCGCCGGGTTCGGCTGCGTTGTTGACGGGCATCACCGCCGCATTCAACTACCTGCTGGTTCAGAACCTGACGGCCCTCGGTCTGGTGAGTTCAGGCAAGGTTATCGTCGCCGATGCGTTCACGTGGCTGGATCAGCAGTTGCCGAACTACAAGGCGCTGGGCTTCACGGTCTCCAATACGGATACGGCCTGTAACCTGAGCCTGATGGTGAAGAACGCCACGGCTTACGCGACGGCCAATCCCAGCGCAACAAACGGTTTGACGCCGGCTCAGTACGGCGCCCAGTTCGGTTCGTCGCTGTTCTGTTCGCCGCAGACGTACACGGTGGCCGGCGCCGACCAGACCTACATGTTCGCGGACACGGTCCACCCGAGCACGCACACGCACGCGTTGTTTGCACAGTACGTGCAGCAGCAGATTGCCGCGACGGGTTTGGGGAAATAA
- a CDS encoding L-threonylcarbamoyladenylate synthase codes for MPDQQKPAGSPARDILAGASGDLPVSAAQIEHAAALLDAGGLVAFPTETVYGLGGDAESPDAVARIYAAKGRPANHPVIVHLAPQGDPAYWVDHLPADAQRLIDAFWPGPLTLILKRAQRINPAVSGGQDSVGLRCPSHPVAQALLDAFSALRGGHGGVAAPSANRFGHVSPTTAQHVRDEFGSAIHVLDGGASDVGIESTILDLSRGFPALLRPGRVTPQDIADVLGESPRLPDGSDATAPRASGTLKAHYAPRTPLALLPFGMLEPLLAGRDAGERVALVARASRAGHWADAEGVHFIAAPEDPHVYARELYGLLRALDRANVSRILIEKLPDTIEWIAVNDRLGRAAAAFEAQG; via the coding sequence ATGCCGGACCAACAGAAACCTGCCGGAAGCCCGGCGCGCGACATCCTCGCGGGCGCGTCCGGCGACCTGCCCGTCAGCGCCGCGCAGATTGAGCACGCGGCAGCGTTGCTCGACGCAGGCGGCCTCGTCGCGTTTCCTACCGAGACGGTGTACGGCCTGGGTGGCGACGCCGAAAGCCCGGACGCCGTCGCACGCATTTACGCGGCAAAGGGGCGGCCGGCCAACCATCCCGTGATCGTTCATCTCGCGCCCCAAGGCGACCCGGCTTATTGGGTCGACCATTTGCCGGCCGACGCGCAACGCCTGATCGATGCATTCTGGCCCGGCCCGCTCACGCTGATCCTGAAGCGCGCGCAGCGTATCAATCCGGCCGTGAGCGGTGGGCAGGATTCGGTCGGTTTGCGCTGCCCGTCGCATCCGGTTGCGCAAGCGCTGCTGGACGCATTCAGCGCATTGCGCGGCGGTCATGGCGGCGTCGCTGCCCCGTCGGCGAACCGCTTTGGTCATGTCAGCCCCACCACGGCGCAGCACGTACGCGACGAATTCGGCAGCGCGATTCACGTGCTGGACGGCGGCGCGTCCGATGTCGGCATTGAATCGACCATTCTGGATCTGTCGCGCGGCTTTCCGGCGTTGCTCCGGCCCGGTCGCGTGACGCCGCAAGATATCGCGGACGTGCTGGGCGAATCGCCGCGTTTGCCGGACGGTTCGGACGCCACCGCGCCGCGTGCGTCCGGTACGTTGAAAGCGCATTACGCGCCGCGCACGCCGCTGGCGTTGCTGCCCTTCGGCATGCTCGAACCGCTGCTCGCCGGGCGGGACGCAGGGGAACGCGTGGCGCTGGTCGCGCGTGCCTCCCGCGCCGGTCATTGGGCCGATGCGGAGGGCGTGCATTTCATCGCGGCACCCGAAGACCCGCATGTCTATGCGCGCGAACTATACGGCTTGCTGCGAGCGCTGGATCGCGCGAACGTGTCGAGGATTCTGATCGAGAAACTGCCGGACACGATCGAATGGATCGCGGTCAATGATCGGCTCGGTCGGGCCGCCGCTGCGTTCGAAGCACAAGGATAA
- a CDS encoding 5-(carboxyamino)imidazole ribonucleotide synthase, whose translation MNPDNSPVSPILPGAWLGMVGGGQLGRMFCFAAQAMGYRVAVLDPDETSPAGAVADRHIRAAYDDEASLTELARLCAAVSTEFENVPAASLDFLARTTFVSPAGRCVAVAQDRIAEKRFIASSGVAVAPHVVIESSDALAALEDAKLEAVLPGILKTARLGYDGKGQVRVRNAEEVREAHASLAGVPCVLEKRLPLKFEVSALIARAASGASVVYPLAQNTHRDGVLSHTIVPAPDASPTLAEQAQQAALQIADKLGYVGVLCVEFFILEDGSLVANEMAPRPHNSGHYTVDACATSQFEQQVRAMTGMPLGDTRQHSPAVMLNILGDIWFPDGPKGAAVTPPWQEVAAMPAARLHLYGKEEARCGRKMGHVNFTAATLEEARTAGRDCARLLHIIKS comes from the coding sequence ATGAACCCAGACAACTCACCGGTTTCACCCATTCTGCCCGGCGCATGGCTCGGCATGGTTGGTGGCGGCCAGCTCGGCCGCATGTTCTGCTTTGCCGCTCAGGCCATGGGCTATCGCGTTGCCGTGCTCGATCCGGACGAGACCAGTCCTGCGGGCGCGGTCGCGGATCGCCACATCCGCGCGGCTTACGACGACGAAGCGTCGCTGACCGAGCTCGCACGGCTGTGCGCGGCGGTGTCGACGGAATTCGAGAACGTGCCGGCGGCAAGCCTCGACTTTCTCGCCAGAACCACGTTCGTCAGCCCGGCGGGGCGCTGCGTGGCCGTCGCGCAGGACCGGATCGCCGAGAAGCGCTTCATTGCGTCGTCGGGCGTGGCGGTGGCGCCGCACGTGGTGATCGAGTCGTCGGATGCGCTCGCCGCGCTCGAGGACGCGAAGCTGGAAGCCGTGCTGCCCGGCATTCTGAAAACGGCGCGCCTCGGCTACGACGGCAAAGGGCAGGTTCGCGTGCGCAACGCCGAAGAAGTGCGCGAGGCGCATGCGTCGCTCGCGGGTGTGCCGTGCGTGCTGGAAAAGCGCTTGCCGCTGAAGTTCGAGGTGTCCGCATTGATCGCGCGTGCAGCGAGCGGCGCGTCGGTGGTCTACCCGCTCGCGCAGAATACGCATCGCGACGGCGTGTTGTCGCACACCATCGTGCCCGCACCAGACGCAAGTCCTACGCTCGCAGAGCAGGCGCAACAGGCCGCGCTGCAGATCGCGGACAAGCTCGGCTACGTGGGTGTGCTGTGCGTCGAGTTCTTCATTCTCGAAGACGGTTCGCTGGTCGCCAACGAAATGGCGCCGCGCCCGCACAACTCCGGCCACTACACGGTCGACGCGTGCGCCACGAGCCAGTTCGAGCAGCAGGTGCGCGCGATGACCGGCATGCCGCTTGGCGATACGCGTCAGCATTCGCCGGCTGTCATGCTGAATATCCTCGGCGACATCTGGTTCCCGGACGGCCCGAAGGGCGCGGCGGTCACGCCGCCGTGGCAGGAAGTCGCCGCGATGCCGGCGGCGCGTCTGCATCTGTATGGCAAGGAAGAGGCGCGCTGCGGCCGCAAGATGGGCCATGTGAACTTCACGGCGGCAACGCTCGAAGAGGCCCGCACCGCAGGGCGCGATTGCGCGCGGCTTTTGCACATCATCAAGAGCTGA